The following are encoded together in the Chaetodon auriga isolate fChaAug3 chromosome 4, fChaAug3.hap1, whole genome shotgun sequence genome:
- the LOC143319749 gene encoding uncharacterized protein LOC143319749 isoform X3, protein MFNHSDLEGEVDHSFFDSDCDESSVGRDGGKKMERGLKGDRESPPAPERLHAKRTENTNVGRSPRTDGTKKHLKPVESNNNSSCRAEEERSRTSSRSCAACTSDHVISNSSDGEEDSNLFSKRSNGTLMALLAEAREADYQDVYSQSPDESEEEASASNAKHFGPKGRNKQSRKKRIRSRHIRSPSPTSTEASVDADSESSCSSTNRRRSFDSPTPHRPGKSSLSPAARRIRGGSAGSEDVPVSRTEESDDTVTDVSPLSSADSSPLQSSGLNHREAEEGSLKEQQQEEEEEEEEEEEGVPSSGLTNTHQAEDSDQDVDECSLSSESQLGGQLVFRCPGGRNRKNYSFTNDQVRSIDRENQRLLQELSRLSPGPRPGSTVGRKTRAASNSPLIRLSHSALNRQREQQRIERENLAFLKRLESVRPTPGLKRADQLADYQRQVGYLGAPSYPVCVSTAKKGRSASKTPSDEGEPD, encoded by the exons ATGTTCAACCACAGCGATCTAGAAGGTGAAGTGGATCATTCGTTTTTCGACAGTGACTGCGATGAGAGCAGCGtcggcagagatggagggaaaaagatggagagaggcctgaagggggacagagagagccCCCCAGCACCCGAGAGGCTGCATGCAAAACGGactgaaaatacaaatgttgGTCGGTCCCCAAGGACTGATGGGACCAAAAAACACCTGAAGCCAGTggagagcaacaacaacagcagctgtcgggcagaggaagagaggagcaggacaTCCAGCAGGTCGTGTGCTGCCTGCACTTCAGATCACGTCATTAGTAATAGCAGTGACGGTGAGGAAGACTCTAATTTGTTCTCTAAAAGGTCCAATGGAACATTAATGGCTTTGTTGGCTGAGGCCAGAGAGGCAGATTATCAGGATGTGTACAGTCAGAGTCCAGATGAGTCTGAGGAAGAAGCATCGGCGTCCAATGCCAAACACTTTGGCCCAAAGGGGAGAAATAAACAGTCTCGTAAAAAACGGATACGAAGTCGGCACATCCGAAGTCCATCCCCCACCTCAACTGAAGCCAGCGTGGACGCAGACTCAGAGAGCTCCTGTAGCAGCACCAACAGGAGAAGGAGTTTCGACTCCCCCACCCCTCACAGGCCCGGCAAGTCTTCTTTATCCCCTGCAGCGAGAAGGATCCGAGGGGGCTCAGCAGGATCTGAGGATGTGCCTGTCAGCCGTACAGAGGAGTCCGACGATACGGTGACAGATGTGAGCCCCCTCTCCTCTGCCGACTCCAGCCCTCTGCAGTCGTCAGGCCTGaaccacagagaggctgaagaggGGAGcctgaaagagcagcagcaggaggaggaggaggaggaggaggaggaggaggagggtgtgcCCTCCAGTGGCCTTACCAACACACATCAAGCTGAGGACTCGGATCAGGATGTGGATGAGT GCTCTCTCAGCTCAGAGAGTCAGCTGGGGGGTCAGCTGGTCTTCCGCTGCCCCGGagggagaaacaggaagaactACTCATTCACCAATGATCAGGTCCGATCCATAGACCGCGAGAACCAGCGACTTCTTCAGGAGCTGTCTCGCCTTTCTCCAGGGCCCAGACCAGGAAGCACAGTGGGGAGGAAGACGCGTGCGGCCAGTAACTCGCCTCTCATTCGCCTCTCTCACAGCGCCCTCAACAGGCAGCGGGAACAGCAGCGCATTGAGAGGGAGAACCTG GCTTTCCTCAAGAGGTTGGAGTCCGTCAGGCCGACGCCTGGCCTGAAGCGTGCAGACCAGCTGGCAGACTACCAGCGACAAGTCGGATACCTGGGAGCTCCTTCGTACCCCGTCTGTGTGTCCACCGCGAAGAAAGGGAGGTCTGCCAGTAAGACACCGTCAG ATGAAGGTGAACCTGACTGA
- the LOC143319749 gene encoding uncharacterized protein LOC143319749 isoform X1, with protein sequence MFNHSDLEGEVDHSFFDSDCDESSVGRDGGKKMERGLKGDRESPPAPERLHAKRTENTNVGRSPRTDGTKKHLKPVESNNNSSCRAEEERSRTSSRSCAACTSDHVISNSSDGEEDSNLFSKRSNGTLMALLAEAREADYQDVYSQSPDESEEEASASNAKHFGPKGRNKQSRKKRIRSRHIRSPSPTSTEASVDADSESSCSSTNRRRSFDSPTPHRPGKSSLSPAARRIRGGSAGSEDVPVSRTEESDDTVTDVSPLSSADSSPLQSSGLNHREAEEGSLKEQQQEEEEEEEEEEEGVPSSGLTNTHQAEDSDQDVDECSLSSESQLGGQLVFRCPGGRNRKNYSFTNDQVRSIDRENQRLLQELSRLSPGPRPGSTVGRKTRAASNSPLIRLSHSALNRQREQQRIERENLAFLKRLESVRPTPGLKRADQLADYQRQVGYLGAPSYPVCVSTAKKGRSASKTPSAGPRSVSSRAVSSSDSGSTPVPRSKKLSAARPTWC encoded by the exons ATGTTCAACCACAGCGATCTAGAAGGTGAAGTGGATCATTCGTTTTTCGACAGTGACTGCGATGAGAGCAGCGtcggcagagatggagggaaaaagatggagagaggcctgaagggggacagagagagccCCCCAGCACCCGAGAGGCTGCATGCAAAACGGactgaaaatacaaatgttgGTCGGTCCCCAAGGACTGATGGGACCAAAAAACACCTGAAGCCAGTggagagcaacaacaacagcagctgtcgggcagaggaagagaggagcaggacaTCCAGCAGGTCGTGTGCTGCCTGCACTTCAGATCACGTCATTAGTAATAGCAGTGACGGTGAGGAAGACTCTAATTTGTTCTCTAAAAGGTCCAATGGAACATTAATGGCTTTGTTGGCTGAGGCCAGAGAGGCAGATTATCAGGATGTGTACAGTCAGAGTCCAGATGAGTCTGAGGAAGAAGCATCGGCGTCCAATGCCAAACACTTTGGCCCAAAGGGGAGAAATAAACAGTCTCGTAAAAAACGGATACGAAGTCGGCACATCCGAAGTCCATCCCCCACCTCAACTGAAGCCAGCGTGGACGCAGACTCAGAGAGCTCCTGTAGCAGCACCAACAGGAGAAGGAGTTTCGACTCCCCCACCCCTCACAGGCCCGGCAAGTCTTCTTTATCCCCTGCAGCGAGAAGGATCCGAGGGGGCTCAGCAGGATCTGAGGATGTGCCTGTCAGCCGTACAGAGGAGTCCGACGATACGGTGACAGATGTGAGCCCCCTCTCCTCTGCCGACTCCAGCCCTCTGCAGTCGTCAGGCCTGaaccacagagaggctgaagaggGGAGcctgaaagagcagcagcaggaggaggaggaggaggaggaggaggaggaggagggtgtgcCCTCCAGTGGCCTTACCAACACACATCAAGCTGAGGACTCGGATCAGGATGTGGATGAGT GCTCTCTCAGCTCAGAGAGTCAGCTGGGGGGTCAGCTGGTCTTCCGCTGCCCCGGagggagaaacaggaagaactACTCATTCACCAATGATCAGGTCCGATCCATAGACCGCGAGAACCAGCGACTTCTTCAGGAGCTGTCTCGCCTTTCTCCAGGGCCCAGACCAGGAAGCACAGTGGGGAGGAAGACGCGTGCGGCCAGTAACTCGCCTCTCATTCGCCTCTCTCACAGCGCCCTCAACAGGCAGCGGGAACAGCAGCGCATTGAGAGGGAGAACCTG GCTTTCCTCAAGAGGTTGGAGTCCGTCAGGCCGACGCCTGGCCTGAAGCGTGCAGACCAGCTGGCAGACTACCAGCGACAAGTCGGATACCTGGGAGCTCCTTCGTACCCCGTCTGTGTGTCCACCGCGAAGAAAGGGAGGTCTGCCAGTAAGACACCGTCAG CAGGTCCCAGGTCAGTCAGCTCCAGAGCAGTTTCCTCCTCCGACTCCGGCAGCACACCTGTACCCAGGTCCAAAAAACTGAGCGCAGCCCGGCCGACCTGGTGCTGA
- the ufsp2 gene encoding ufm1-specific protease 2 has translation MVVADSQSRETGTVLRLRGPLDFKCRLDSTDALLVHRLISSTFETLRSRVKSESCVLAVCDSPVIIWPNRGVHVTPEEITPDSKCGDIHQWIQTDEQESVGKRSAKKKGRKSAAASVINLRLMMETTTIGPASAPILSRTVQKSHFLSTALPVDCVVRITCNDTIKDAFERLLEALTHQLHEMEKVTLQHMKGTTLLVPEPLHFLLPEPAGLVTVVYPAGVPDSQLEAQRQELHQQFELPHDWPYFKRANAYHFPNEPYKDGYLRNPHLVLTHPTLDDGKVYLVQGIYSYHHYMQDHVDDNGWGCAYRSLQTICSWFQQQGFTERPVPTHKEIQQALVDVGDKQASFVGSRQWIGSIEVQAVLNQLLEVTSKIMFVSQGSELASKGRELANHFLTEGTPIMIGGGVLAHTILGVSWSETSGQICYLILDPHYTGAEDLQVITDKGWCGWKGPDFWDQTAYYNLCLPQRPKTI, from the exons ATG GTTGTTGCAGACTCTCAGTCCCGCGAAACAGGGACTGTCCTTCGTCTCAGAGGACCGCTGGACTTCAAATGTCGACTGGACAGCACGGATG CGCTGCTCGTGCACAGACTCATCTCCAGCACATTTGAGACGCTTCGCTCTCGGGTGAAATCTGAATCGTGTGTCCTGGCAGTCTGTGACAGTCCCGTTATCATTTGGCCAAACAGAGGCGTCCATGTGACGCCTGAAGAAATAACTCCAGACTCAAAGTGTGGAGATATACATCAGTGGATTCA gaCAGATGAACAAGAGAGTGTCGGCAAGAGGTCAGCGaagaagaaaggcagaaagagcGCAGCGGCG AGCGTCATTAACCTTCGACTGATGATGGAGACGACAACGATCGGCCCCGCCTCGGCCCCAATCCTCAGCAGAACGGTCCAGAAGTCCCACTTCCTGTCCACAGCTCTTCCTGTGGACTGTGTCGTCCGTATCACCTGCAATGACACGATCAAAGA TGCCTTTGAGCGCCTGTTGGAGGCGCTGACTCACCAGCTGCATGAGATGGAGAAAGTGACCCTGCAGCACATGAAGGGCACCACGCTGCTGGTACCTGAACcgctccacttcctcctcccagAGCCGGCAGGACTGGTGACTGTGGTTTACCCAGCCGGAGTGCCCGACAGCCAGCTGGAGGCTCAACGTCAG GAATTGCATCAGCAGTTTGAGCTACCACACGATTGGCCCTATTTTAAAAGAGCTAATGCCTACCACTTTCCCAATGAGCCCTACAAGGACGGCTACCTGCGAAACCCTCACCTGGTCCTCACACACCCCACCCTGGACGACGGAAAG GTGTATCTGGTCCAGGGGATCTACAGCTATCACCACTACATGCAGGACCACGTGGATGACAACGGCTGGGGCTGTGCTTATCGCTCCCTGCAGACCATCTGCTCCTGGTTCCAGCAGCAAGGCTTCACAGAGCGGCCGGTGCCCACCCACAAGGAGATCCAGCAG GCCTTGGTGGACGTTGGAGACAAACAGGCGTCCTTTGTGGGATCACGGCAGTGGATCGGATCCATCGAGGTTCAGGCTGTTCTGAACCAGCTGCTCGAGGTCACTTCCAAGATCATGTTTGTGAG TCAAGGTTCAGAGCTGGCGTCCAAAGGCCGAGAACTGGCCAACCACTTCCTGACTGAAGGGACCCCCATCATGATCG GAGGCGGAGTCTTAGCTCACACTATCCTCGGCGTGTCGTGGAGCGAGACCAGCGGGCAGATCTGCTACCTCATCCTCGATCCACATTACACCGGAGCGGAGGACTTACAGGTCATCACGGACAAG GGCTGGTGTGGCTGGAAAGGACCAGATTTTTGGGATCAAACAGCGTATTATAATCTGTGTCTGCCTCAGAGGCCGAAGACCATCTGA
- the slc25a4 gene encoding ADP/ATP translocase 1 — protein sequence MAEGVISFMKDFLAGGVAAAISKTAVAPIERVKLLLQVQHASKQITAETQYKGIIDCVVRIPKEQGIISFWRGNLANVIRYFPTQALNFAFKDKYKQLFLGGVDQKTQFWRYFAGNLASGGAAGGTSLCFVYPLDFARTRLAADIGKGAAEREFTGLGNCLTKIFKSDGIRGLYLGFSVSVQGIVIYRAAYFGCFDTAKGMLPDPKNTHIVVTWMIAQTVTAISGIISYPFDTVRRRMMMQSGRKGADIMYKGTMDCWRKIFKDEGAKAFFKGAWSNVIRGMGGAFVLVLYDEIKKYT from the exons ATGGCGGAGGGGGTGATTAGTTTCATGAAGGACTTTCTGGCAGGTGGCGTCGCCGCTGCCATCTCCAAAACAGCCGTCGCTCCCATCGAGAGAGTCAAGTTGTTGCTGCAG GTCCAGCATGCCAGCAAACAGATCACCGCAGAGACTCAGTACAAGGGAATCATCGACTGCGTGGTCAGGATCCCAAAGGAACAGGGTATTATCTCTTTCTGGAGAGGCAACCTGGCCAACGTGATCCGTTACTTCCCAACCCAAGCCCTCAACTTCGCCTTTAAAGACAAGTACAAGCAGCTCTTCCTCGGCGGtgtggatcagaaaacacagttCTGGCGTTACTTCGCGGGTAATCTGGCATCTGGCGGCGCCGCTGGTGGGACTTCGCTCTGCTTCGTCTATCCTCTCGACTTCGCCAGAACAAGACTCGCTGCCGACATCGGTAAGGGCGCGGCTGAGAGAGAGTTCACCGGTCTGGGAAACTGCCTCACCAAGATCTTCAAAAGCGACGGCATCAGGGGTCTGTACCTGGGATTCAGCGTGTCGGTGCAGGGTATCGTCATCTACAGAGCGGCATACTTCGGATGCTTCGATACAGCTAAAG GTATGCTGCCAGACCCCAAGAACACGCACATCGTCGTTACCTGGATGATCGCCCAGACTGTGACCGCCATATCCGGTATCATCTCTTACCCCTTCGACACCGTCAGACGTCGTATGATGATGCAGTCTGGACGCAAAGGAG CTGACATCATGTACAAGGGCACAATGGACTGCTGGAGGAAGATCTTCAAGGACGAGGGAGCAAAGGCCTTCTTCAAGGGTGCCTGGTCCAACGTGATCAGAGGCATGGGGGGCGCCTTCGTGTTGGTGCTGTACGACGAGATCAAGAAGTACACATAA
- the helt gene encoding hairy and enhancer of split-related protein helt, translating into MASKMKDRKRTPISHKVIEKRRRDRINRCLNELGKTVPMALAKQNSGKLEKAEILEMTVQYLRALHSADFPRGREKGELLAEFANYFHYGYHECMKNLVHYLTTEDRAETKDIKYARILAFLQSKSRVVTEPVFGSVGSMPEPCDYLSQLHSSPEHQSHSPSDSVYQQSPPGHFSWHSSARSPGLSYPTVPLSAHTQQHGGYLSPVQGLDHHYFNFIGHTHANTFSLHSAQHAM; encoded by the exons ATGGCGTCTAAAATGAAGGACAGGAAG AGAACTCCCATCTCACACAAAGTCATCGAGAAACGACGGCGGGACCGGATCAACCGATGCCTTAATGAATTAGGAAAAACAGTCCCGATGGCTCTGGCAAAACAG AACTCTGGAAAACTGGAAAAGGCTGAAATCTTGGAGATGACGGTTCAGTACCTGCGGGCGCTCCACTCGGCGGACTTCCCCCGCGGGAGAGAAAAGG GTGAACTGCTGGCCGAGTTTGCAAACTACTTCCACTATGGATACCACGAGTGTATGAAGAACCTGGTGCACTACCTGACCACAGAGGACAGGGCCGAGACCAAAGACATCAAGTACGCACGGATCCTCGCCTTCTTACAGTCGAAGTCGCGCGTGGTCACCGAGCCTGTGTTCGGCTCCGTGGGCTCGATGCCTGAACCGTGTGACTACCTGAGCCAGCTGCACTCCTCCCCGGAGCACCAAAGCCACAGCCCGTCTGACTCCGTGTACCAGCAGAGTCCTCCGGGACACTTCTCGTGGCACAGCTCGGCCCGCAGCCCGGGCCTCTCGTACCCGACGGTGCCGCTGTCCGCGCACACGCAGCAGCACGGCGGGTACTTGTCACCGGTGCAGGGACTCGACCACCACTACTTCAACTTCATCGGTCACACGCACGCGAACACGTTCAGTCTGCACAGTGCGCAACACGCCATGTAA
- the LOC143319749 gene encoding uncharacterized protein LOC143319749 isoform X2 has product MFNHSDLEGEVDHSFFDSDCDESSVGRDGGKKMERGLKGDRESPPAPERLHAKRTENTNVGRSPRTDGTKKHLKPVESNNNSSCRAEEERSRTSSRSCAACTSDHVISNSSDGEEDSNLFSKRSNGTLMALLAEAREADYQDVYSQSPDESEEEASASNAKHFGPKGRNKQSRKKRIRSRHIRSPSPTSTEASVDADSESSCSSTNRRRSFDSPTPHRPGKSSLSPAARRIRGGSAGSEDVPVSRTEESDDTVTDVSPLSSADSSPLQSSGLNHREAEEGSLKEQQQEEEEEEEEEEEGVPSSGLTNTHQAEDSDQDVDECSLSSESQLGGQLVFRCPGGRNRKNYSFTNDQVRSIDRENQRLLQELSRLSPGPRPGSTVGRKTRAASNSPLIRLSHSALNRQREQQRIERENLAFLKRLESVRPTPGLKRADQLADYQRQVGYLGAPSYPVCVSTAKKGRSASKTPSGPRSVSSRAVSSSDSGSTPVPRSKKLSAARPTWC; this is encoded by the exons ATGTTCAACCACAGCGATCTAGAAGGTGAAGTGGATCATTCGTTTTTCGACAGTGACTGCGATGAGAGCAGCGtcggcagagatggagggaaaaagatggagagaggcctgaagggggacagagagagccCCCCAGCACCCGAGAGGCTGCATGCAAAACGGactgaaaatacaaatgttgGTCGGTCCCCAAGGACTGATGGGACCAAAAAACACCTGAAGCCAGTggagagcaacaacaacagcagctgtcgggcagaggaagagaggagcaggacaTCCAGCAGGTCGTGTGCTGCCTGCACTTCAGATCACGTCATTAGTAATAGCAGTGACGGTGAGGAAGACTCTAATTTGTTCTCTAAAAGGTCCAATGGAACATTAATGGCTTTGTTGGCTGAGGCCAGAGAGGCAGATTATCAGGATGTGTACAGTCAGAGTCCAGATGAGTCTGAGGAAGAAGCATCGGCGTCCAATGCCAAACACTTTGGCCCAAAGGGGAGAAATAAACAGTCTCGTAAAAAACGGATACGAAGTCGGCACATCCGAAGTCCATCCCCCACCTCAACTGAAGCCAGCGTGGACGCAGACTCAGAGAGCTCCTGTAGCAGCACCAACAGGAGAAGGAGTTTCGACTCCCCCACCCCTCACAGGCCCGGCAAGTCTTCTTTATCCCCTGCAGCGAGAAGGATCCGAGGGGGCTCAGCAGGATCTGAGGATGTGCCTGTCAGCCGTACAGAGGAGTCCGACGATACGGTGACAGATGTGAGCCCCCTCTCCTCTGCCGACTCCAGCCCTCTGCAGTCGTCAGGCCTGaaccacagagaggctgaagaggGGAGcctgaaagagcagcagcaggaggaggaggaggaggaggaggaggaggaggagggtgtgcCCTCCAGTGGCCTTACCAACACACATCAAGCTGAGGACTCGGATCAGGATGTGGATGAGT GCTCTCTCAGCTCAGAGAGTCAGCTGGGGGGTCAGCTGGTCTTCCGCTGCCCCGGagggagaaacaggaagaactACTCATTCACCAATGATCAGGTCCGATCCATAGACCGCGAGAACCAGCGACTTCTTCAGGAGCTGTCTCGCCTTTCTCCAGGGCCCAGACCAGGAAGCACAGTGGGGAGGAAGACGCGTGCGGCCAGTAACTCGCCTCTCATTCGCCTCTCTCACAGCGCCCTCAACAGGCAGCGGGAACAGCAGCGCATTGAGAGGGAGAACCTG GCTTTCCTCAAGAGGTTGGAGTCCGTCAGGCCGACGCCTGGCCTGAAGCGTGCAGACCAGCTGGCAGACTACCAGCGACAAGTCGGATACCTGGGAGCTCCTTCGTACCCCGTCTGTGTGTCCACCGCGAAGAAAGGGAGGTCTGCCAGTAAGACACCGTCAG GTCCCAGGTCAGTCAGCTCCAGAGCAGTTTCCTCCTCCGACTCCGGCAGCACACCTGTACCCAGGTCCAAAAAACTGAGCGCAGCCCGGCCGACCTGGTGCTGA